In Herpetosiphon gulosus, the sequence TTACAAAAATGCCGGATCTATGAAATGACCGACAATGCGACTGCTCGATCGATCATTGCCTATTTGATTGTGCGCGACCATGCCCATGAGTTGGTATTTGCCAAAGCGTTGGAATCATTAGGGGTCAACTGGGGCAAAATCTTACCAATCCCGAAGTTTGATGCGACCCAGTTTCCCGAAGTGCGCACCCTGATGGAGACAGGGCTGCATTTACAGCAACATCACTGGCGTTTGGATGGCTCAGAATTGTCCACCATCTTCAACGGATCGTCGCCCGCCAACGACGGGGCAACGGTGATGACCACCGATACACCGCCAGCAGGTGCGCCAATGCAGCCTGCGCCAGAACGGCCTGAAGAGTTTGCGCCAGGATTGCCACCAGAACTCAACGCGTTGGTTGATCAAATCGCGGCCATGGGCGACGGTCGCTAACGAATTCAGCCGTATCAAGAAAAGCCCCACATCCATACCATTGGATGTGGGGCTTTGGTCACAGGTCGCAAAACCGAGGAGGAAGACTGGTACGCGTTATTCGCCAACCGCCTTACGATTAATCGTCTTTTCGGCAATCTGGGTCAAACTTTGGTCGGTTGCCCCTTCTTGGTCGAGAATCTTCTGCAACCGTTCGGCAATGCTCGTCATGCCCAACTGCTTCGCCCATGTGCGCACACAGCCATAGCCAGCGATTTCATAATGCTCAACCCGTTGGGCAGCAGCGATTAACCCCGCATCCATCACCTCGGCCTCAGCCTTTTCCTTCATAAAGTCTTGGCCTTCACGCAGAATGCCTTCCATGGCCTTACAGCGATGTGTGGCAGGCTTGCGACCAAGGTCTGCAAAGAT encodes:
- a CDS encoding ferritin-like domain-containing protein, with amino-acid sequence MMTTLKTLDDLLYEHLSDLYDAENQILDALPLMEKKATAPVLRAAFEKHLEETKVQRATLDDIFADLGRKPATHRCKAMEGILREGQDFMKEKAEAEVMDAGLIAAAQRVEHYEIAGYGCVRTWAKQLGMTSIAERLQKILDQEGATDQSLTQIAEKTINRKAVGE